One window of the Cryptomeria japonica chromosome 7, Sugi_1.0, whole genome shotgun sequence genome contains the following:
- the LOC131028966 gene encoding dnaJ protein ERDJ3A isoform X2 has protein sequence MRRFCAILGFLIFLVITSSLAEAKDLYKILGVDKNASQREIQKAFHKLSLKYHPDKNTDKNAQAKFSEINNAYETLSDEEKRKNYDMFGDEKGNPRPEGPGFGNSGYGSSNFNFGGQNGQHFTFQQGRSQSGSGKKGFKHFPFPFGGSSREGGHSFTYDIGGSNFMGDIFSNIFGSPKTDQRNWNPFGGFAGPQGQAKSSYSQNSQQILVLDSKNFKERVLDQRMTWLLMFYTPSSKGYQELEAILDQVSNPLQGIVKVGAINCHSQQKLCKEQSAFPQKTAKLFVYSIRSNGKGSLLEYNGDWNAKDVKNYCIDLLPRFSKRIGNDDLDDLVRTSLKLPKVLLLTTRKNTPAIWRALSGLYHDRVLFYDAEVSDQSHHIAKIFGVQTIPAMIGILSNGEVAIMSSGSGFEQSGPHKVVELGKLIENLEKRNLKVRPAKESSQSNEGAKEPISLLTKETSNVLCGTDMPLCVIGVFKSSKGREKAKELLTAISQKTLTRGQRFEVKDAVSYSLLDAAKQKTFLRAFDKSGFKDMDAVLIAYKPRKERFALYKGSLTMEDTERFIGEVLNGDVRFTKVLQKPRF, from the exons ATGAGGCGGTTTTGTGCAATTCTCGGCTTTTTAATTTTTCTTGTCATCACTTCCTCATTGGCAGAAGCTAAGGACCTGTACAAG ATACTTGGAGTGGACAAGAATGCTAGCCAGCGTGAAATTCAGAAAGCATTCCACAA GCTTTCCTTGAAGTATCATCCTGATAAGAATACGGATAAGAATGCCCAGGCAAAGTTTTCTGAGATAAATAATG CATATGAGACTCTCTCGGATGAGGAGAAAAGGAAGAACTATGACATGTTTGGTGATGAAAAAGGCAATCCAAGGCCTGAAGGCCCCGGATTTGGTAATTCTGGATATGGGTCTAGCAACTTCAATTTTGGTGGACAAAATGGTCAGCACTTCACCTTCCAGCAGGGTAGATCTCAATCAGGGAGTGGAAAAAAGGGTTTCAAGCATTTCCCGTTCCCTTTTGGGGGTTCTAGTAGGGAAGGTGGACATTCTTTCACATATGACATTGGTGGATCCAACTTCATGGGAGACATATTCTCAAACATTTTTGGCTCTCCAAAGACTGACCAAAGAAATTGGAACCCATTTGGAGGCTTTGCTGGTCCACAGGGACAAGCAAAAAGTAGCTATTCTCAGAACTCTCAGCAGATTCTAGTTCTCGATTCCAAAAATTTTAAAGAGAGAGTTTTAGATCAACGAATGACTTGGTTGTTGATGTTTTACACTCCATCATCAAAAGGCTACCAAGAGTTGGAGGCAATTCTGGATCAGGTTTCCAACCCATTACAAGGAATAGTAAAG GTTGGTGCCATCAATTGCCATAGTCAACAAAAATTATGCAAAGAGCAAAGTGCTTTTCCCCAGAAAACAGCAAAACTATTTGTATACTCAATTAGAAGCAACGGGAAAGGCTCTTTGCTAGAATATAATGGTGATTGGAATGCAAAGGATGTGAAAAACTACTGTATAGATCTACTGCCAAGGTTTTCAAAGAGAATAGGTAATGATGATCTTGATGACTTGGTGAGGACATCACTCAAGCTACCAAAGGTTTTGTTACTTACCACAAGAAAGAACACCCCAGCAATTTGGCGAGCTCTTAGTGGATTATATCATGATCGAGTCCTTTTCTATGATGCAGAG gtttctgatcaatCACATCATATTGCTAAAATATTTGGAGTCCAGACAATCCCAGCTATGATTGGTATTCTGTCTAATGGTGAAGTAGCTATTATGAGCAGTGGAAGTGGCTTTGAACAGTCAGGACCACATAAAGTCGTAGAACTTGGGAAACTTATTGAAAATTTAGAAAAGAGAAATTTGAAAGTTAGGCCTGCAAAAGAGAGCTCTCAATCAAACGAAGGTGCAAAGGAACCTATATCTCTACTTACAAAGGAAACATCAAATGTTTTATGTGGAACAGATATGCCCCTTTGTGTGATTGGGGTGTTTAAGTCATCCAAAGGAAGAGAGAAAGCCAAAGAACTTCTCACAGCA ATTTCACAAAAAACTCTGACAAGAGGGCAGCGGTTTGAGGTAAAAGATGCAGTGTCCTATTCTCTACTGGACGCAGCAAAACAAAAGACATTTTTACGGGCCTTTGACAAATCTGGCTTCAAGGACATGGACGCCGTTTTGATTGCCTACAAACCTCGTAAAGAAAGATTTGCCCTATACAAGGGCTCTCTAACCATGGAGGATACAGAAAGATTTATTGGGGAGGTATTGAATGGAGATGTTCGATTCACAAAAGTTCTTCAGAAGCCTAGATTTTAG
- the LOC131028966 gene encoding dnaJ protein ERDJ3A isoform X1 has translation MTWRLIIPNGRRNRLSPTTGNRPVLSPVHTRQDCLPPKILGVDKNASQREIQKAFHKLSLKYHPDKNTDKNAQAKFSEINNAYETLSDEEKRKNYDMFGDEKGNPRPEGPGFGNSGYGSSNFNFGGQNGQHFTFQQGRSQSGSGKKGFKHFPFPFGGSSREGGHSFTYDIGGSNFMGDIFSNIFGSPKTDQRNWNPFGGFAGPQGQAKSSYSQNSQQILVLDSKNFKERVLDQRMTWLLMFYTPSSKGYQELEAILDQVSNPLQGIVKVGAINCHSQQKLCKEQSAFPQKTAKLFVYSIRSNGKGSLLEYNGDWNAKDVKNYCIDLLPRFSKRIGNDDLDDLVRTSLKLPKVLLLTTRKNTPAIWRALSGLYHDRVLFYDAEVSDQSHHIAKIFGVQTIPAMIGILSNGEVAIMSSGSGFEQSGPHKVVELGKLIENLEKRNLKVRPAKESSQSNEGAKEPISLLTKETSNVLCGTDMPLCVIGVFKSSKGREKAKELLTAISQKTLTRGQRFEVKDAVSYSLLDAAKQKTFLRAFDKSGFKDMDAVLIAYKPRKERFALYKGSLTMEDTERFIGEVLNGDVRFTKVLQKPRF, from the exons ATGACCTGGAGATTGATTATACCTAACGGTAGAAGGAATCGCCTCTCCCCTACTACTGGCAACAGGCCAGTATTATCACCTGTGCATACTCGTCAAGACTGCTTGCCACCTAAG ATACTTGGAGTGGACAAGAATGCTAGCCAGCGTGAAATTCAGAAAGCATTCCACAA GCTTTCCTTGAAGTATCATCCTGATAAGAATACGGATAAGAATGCCCAGGCAAAGTTTTCTGAGATAAATAATG CATATGAGACTCTCTCGGATGAGGAGAAAAGGAAGAACTATGACATGTTTGGTGATGAAAAAGGCAATCCAAGGCCTGAAGGCCCCGGATTTGGTAATTCTGGATATGGGTCTAGCAACTTCAATTTTGGTGGACAAAATGGTCAGCACTTCACCTTCCAGCAGGGTAGATCTCAATCAGGGAGTGGAAAAAAGGGTTTCAAGCATTTCCCGTTCCCTTTTGGGGGTTCTAGTAGGGAAGGTGGACATTCTTTCACATATGACATTGGTGGATCCAACTTCATGGGAGACATATTCTCAAACATTTTTGGCTCTCCAAAGACTGACCAAAGAAATTGGAACCCATTTGGAGGCTTTGCTGGTCCACAGGGACAAGCAAAAAGTAGCTATTCTCAGAACTCTCAGCAGATTCTAGTTCTCGATTCCAAAAATTTTAAAGAGAGAGTTTTAGATCAACGAATGACTTGGTTGTTGATGTTTTACACTCCATCATCAAAAGGCTACCAAGAGTTGGAGGCAATTCTGGATCAGGTTTCCAACCCATTACAAGGAATAGTAAAG GTTGGTGCCATCAATTGCCATAGTCAACAAAAATTATGCAAAGAGCAAAGTGCTTTTCCCCAGAAAACAGCAAAACTATTTGTATACTCAATTAGAAGCAACGGGAAAGGCTCTTTGCTAGAATATAATGGTGATTGGAATGCAAAGGATGTGAAAAACTACTGTATAGATCTACTGCCAAGGTTTTCAAAGAGAATAGGTAATGATGATCTTGATGACTTGGTGAGGACATCACTCAAGCTACCAAAGGTTTTGTTACTTACCACAAGAAAGAACACCCCAGCAATTTGGCGAGCTCTTAGTGGATTATATCATGATCGAGTCCTTTTCTATGATGCAGAG gtttctgatcaatCACATCATATTGCTAAAATATTTGGAGTCCAGACAATCCCAGCTATGATTGGTATTCTGTCTAATGGTGAAGTAGCTATTATGAGCAGTGGAAGTGGCTTTGAACAGTCAGGACCACATAAAGTCGTAGAACTTGGGAAACTTATTGAAAATTTAGAAAAGAGAAATTTGAAAGTTAGGCCTGCAAAAGAGAGCTCTCAATCAAACGAAGGTGCAAAGGAACCTATATCTCTACTTACAAAGGAAACATCAAATGTTTTATGTGGAACAGATATGCCCCTTTGTGTGATTGGGGTGTTTAAGTCATCCAAAGGAAGAGAGAAAGCCAAAGAACTTCTCACAGCA ATTTCACAAAAAACTCTGACAAGAGGGCAGCGGTTTGAGGTAAAAGATGCAGTGTCCTATTCTCTACTGGACGCAGCAAAACAAAAGACATTTTTACGGGCCTTTGACAAATCTGGCTTCAAGGACATGGACGCCGTTTTGATTGCCTACAAACCTCGTAAAGAAAGATTTGCCCTATACAAGGGCTCTCTAACCATGGAGGATACAGAAAGATTTATTGGGGAGGTATTGAATGGAGATGTTCGATTCACAAAAGTTCTTCAGAAGCCTAGATTTTAG